The sequence below is a genomic window from Fusobacterium varium.
ATAAACTGGTGTTATATGATAAGCTTTTCTCTTAGTGTAGATATCATCTTCACTGATTCCCATAAGATCTGCTATTCCTTTATCTGAGAATCCTTTATTTTTTAATTTTCTTAAATAATCTGGATCTAATTCTTTGAATTTTAATCCTTTTAAAATCTCTTCTTGTTTAACTATCCATTCGATTTTTTCCATGAAGAATTTATCTATTCCAGTTAATTTTTGAAGTTTTTCTTTTATATATCCTCTTCTTAACATTTCTGCAACAACGAAGATTCTTTCATCATCTGGTTTAACTACAGCAGCTTTTAATTGTTCCATAGTCATTTTCTTAGCTACTGGGTGTTCTAAACTATATCTTCCAATTTCAAGTGATCTGATTCCTTTTAAGAAAGCTGATTCAAATGTACTTCCGATAGCCATAACTTCTCCAGTTGCCATCATTTTTGTTCCTAGTGTTCTATTTGCTTTTTTGAATTTATCAAATGGCCACTTAGGAATTTTTACAACTATATAGTCAATAGTTGGGTCGAAACAAGCATAAGTTGTTTGAGTAGCTTCGTTTACTATTTCATCAAGAGTATATCCCATAGCAAGTTTTGTAGATACTCTAGCTATTGGGTAACCAGTTGCTTTTGATGCAAGAGCTGATGATCTTGAAACTCTTGGGTTAATTTCTATAATTGCATATTCGAATGATTTTGGATGAAGAGCAAATTGAACGTTACATCCTCCAATAACTCCAACTTCATTTACTATTTTAACTGCTGATGCTCTAAGCATTGCACACTCTTTAGCTGAAAGTGTTTGAGTTGGTGCAACAACTATTGAGTCTCCAGTATGGATTCCAACTGGGTCAACGTTTTCCATATTACATACAACTATTGTATTTCCATTTTTATCTCTGATTACTTCATATTCAATCTCTTTCCATCCATAGATTGATTTTTCAAGAAGTACTTGTCCTACCATTGAAAGAGCAAGTCCTTTTACTAATATATCTTCTAGTTCTTTAGGGTTGTTAGCAATTCCCCCTCCAGTTCCTCCAAGAGTATATGCAGGTCTTACAACGATTGGGTATCCAATCTCTCTTGCAACTTCGAATCCTTCTTCAAGAGTTTCAACTATTTTACTTTGAATAATAGGTTCTCCTAATTTATTCATTGTCTCTCTGAATATTTCTCTGTCTTCTCCCTTTTTAATAGATTCAACAGAAGTTCCAATTACTCTTACTCCATATTTTTCAAGGATACCTTTTTCTGAAAGCTCAACTACCATGTTAAGTCCAGTTTGTCCTCCCATTCCTGCAATAATAGAGTCTGGTCTTTCTTTAGCTATTACTTTTTCAACAAATTCTATAGTGATTGGTTCAATATATATTCTATCAGCAACTGCTTTATCTGTCATAATTGTAGCAGGGTTTGAGTTGATAAGTACAACTTCAATTCCCTCTTTTTTTAGAGTTTCACAAGCTTGAGTTCCTGAATAGTCAAATTCAGCAGCTTGTCCTATTATAATTGGTCCTGAACCTATTACAAGTGTTTTCTTTATAGATTTATCTAACATCTTTTTCTTTCCTCCTAATTATCTAAAAACTTTTAACCTTCAACTTTACAAAATACTACGCTTTTTTCTCTATAGTCTTTAAAAAATCAGCAAATAAGTTATTTGAATCTTCTGGATATGCTTCAGGTAAGAATTGTACTCCCATAGCTGAAAGTTCAACATTTCTAAATCCTTCTACAGTTTTATCATTTAAGTTTACATGAGTAGCTTCAGCATTTCCTAAAGCATCTATTGTATATCCATGATTTTGAGATGTTACATATATTCTGTTTCTTGCTATATCTTTAACTGGGTGGTTAGCTCCTCTATGTCCATTGTTCATTTTAGCTATAGTTCCTCCAAGAGCAAGATTTAATACTTGAGCTCCTAAAGATACTCCAAATACTGGAAGTTTTCCTAATACTTCTTTCACTGTAGCTACAACTTCTGGTACATCTGCTGGATTTCCAGGTCCACTTGATAAGAATAATGCATCTATATTGTGTTTTTTCATTTCTTCAAATGTTGTATTGTATGGGAATACTGAAACTGCAAATCCCATTTTAGAAAGAGAATCTATAGTACTTCTTTTAACTCCTAGATCTAGAACTCCTATTCTAAGTCCATTTCCTCCAACTTCAATTATCTCTTTTCTACTTACTTCAGCAACTGCATTTTCATATGAGAAATTATCAAACTTTTCTTTTAACTCTTTGTGTGTAAGATCATCAGTTGTAATAATAGCTTTCATAGATCCATTGTCTCTTATTATTTTAGCTATCTCTCTTGTATCTACTCCTTTAAATCCTACTACATTATATTGTCTTAAGAATCCGTCTAATGTCATTTCACATCTAAAGTTGTTAGGTAATTTTGCATCTTCTTTAATAACAAATCCTTTTAAATGAATCTTATCTGATTCCATATCATCTAAGTTGATTCCGTAGTTTCCTACCATTGGATATGTCATAACTACTATCTTTCCATAAAGTGATGGATCAGTAAGAGTTTCTTGATACCCTACCATTCCAGTAGTAAAAACTATTTCTCCAGTAGTTTCACCTAAATGTCCAAAGATTTTTCCATCAAAGCTCATGCCATTTTCAAGAATAAGTTTACCTTTCATTTCCCCTCCTAAAAAAAAGATACAACTACAAAAAGTTATATCTTAGAAAATTTAAAATATTTAAAATTATGAATAACAAATCTAAAAGAAAAATCAAAAAGAATAGCAAATAGTTTTAACTTAAATGTGTTATTATACTCTTTATTTGATAGTATAACCTCTGCCATATAATATCCCTCCTGATTTTTACTAAAAAAAATTATATCTTTTTTTCAAACCTTTGTCAAGAAGTTTATTCTGTAAAATAACTAAAGCTATTTTTAATAAAAAACTTTTTTAAAGACAATTTAATTTTTATTTTTACAATATTTACTTTTATTAATATAATATGTATCAGATTTAAACTTTTATTAGATTAAATTTTTTTATTTTTTTCCTCTATTTACAAAAAAAATTAAATAAGATTATATTTTCAAAAGACTGCTTAAATCAAATTAACTTTCAATTTATAGCAGCCTTTTGCTTTTTATCTACTCTACAACATCTAAATTATATAGATTATGCATTGTTGTTGGATCATATTTAAATCCTTTAACTCTCTTATTAATTCCTATATTTTCATTTTTATAAAGTAAAACAATTAAAGGTGATTCCTCTTGTAAAATCATTTGAGCCTTTTTGTAGTGTTCTTTTCTTTCTTCAGCATTAACACTTTCTCTTCCTAATTCAACTTCTCTATCAAACTCTTTATTTGTATAGAATGCTCTATTTCCCGCTCCCCCATGAGAACTACTATGTAATAATGGATATAGTACAATGTCAGCATCAGATGTTCCTGATACCCAACCACCTATATATGCTGTATGCTCTCCTTGGGCAGTTTTTTGAATATAAGCTCCCCACTCAAGAGTTTCTATTTTCATATCTATTCCTATTTCTTTCAAGTTAGCTTGAATAATTTGAGCAAGTTGTAATCTTATAGCACTATCATTACAATATAAAGTAAAATTAGGATCTTTTACTCCTGATTTAGCAATTAACTCCTTAGCTTTTTCAGGGTTATACTCATATCCTTGTGCCTCTTTAGAAAAACCAAAAACATTTGGGTTTACTATTGAAGTTGCAGGTTGTGCCATTCCCATAAATACAGAATCTGCCATTCCTTGTTTATTTAAAGCATAGTTAATAGCTACTCTATAATCTTTATTATCAAAAGGTGGTTTTTTTGTATTTAAAGTTATATACTCTGTTGATGTTGTTGGTTTAGAGATTAACTCTAATTTCTCATTTTTCTTTACTATTTCAGAATCTATTGGAGATACACCTAAAGCAATATCTATCTCCCCTGTTTCAAGAGCTGCTAACCTACTACTTGCTTCAGTTATTGATCTTATAATAAGTTTATCAATTTTTGGTCTACCTTCAAAATACTCATCAAAAGCTACAAGTTCTATCTTCTCTCCATCTCCCCAATCAACAAATTTATATGGTCCTGTTCCTATTGGTTCTATAGAGATCATATCATTTTTAACTTTTGTATCTTTTTCATTTAATATAGCTGTCAACGGATGAGCTAAACTAAATAATAGAGGTGCTGAACTATTTTTTAGGACTAATTTAATAGTTGAATCATCAATAACTTCTACTTTATCAATAACTTCAATCATTATTTTACTTGCTGGTTTTTCCAACATTCTATTGATACTAAATACAACGTCATTTATTGTCATTGTATCTCCATTATGGAATTTTACCCCTTTCTTTATCTTAATTACTAATTCAGTAGGTGAAAGATACTCATAAGACTCAGCTAACTCAGGAACTATATTTCCATTGTCATCTATTTTAAATAGTGTGTTAAAAATTTGCTCTGTTACAAAAAGAGCTGGAATCTCATTATACATATTAGGATCTAGTGTCTTTGGCTTTGACCCTTGTGATACTACTACAGTTTTTTCTTTAGGTAAATTTGCTTTCTCTTCTGTTTTCTCTGAAGAACAACCTAATAAAAGAAATGCTGTAGCTAAAGCAATAGCAATTTTCTTCATAAACATTCCTCCAAATATATAAAAATATAGTATATTAACACTAATATACTACTACTATCATCAAAAAATAAAAAATATATTTAATATATAATAATTATTAAAATTATTTTTTATATTTCTTCTGTAATATTTTCTTTAACCTTTTTACATAATTTAGAGTATATCCTTTCTACAAACCATTTTTCACTTGATTTTTTAGAAATCTCATCTACTTTTATCCACTCTACTCCACTGTTTTCATCAGGTTTAATTTGTAAAGAAAGTTTTTCATCTGCCTCTAATAAAAAAGTAAAGTTTAAATGAAGATGTGAGGATATATATTCTCCCTTTTTCTCATGTCCATTTACTGTTAAAATCTCTATGGAAAAAATATCTGTTGATAAAAATTTAACCTCTTTAACTCCACTTTCCTCTTCTACTTCTTTTAAAACAACATCTTTTAAATTTTTATTTCCATCAGCATGTCCACCTAACCATGCCCAAGAATTATAAATATTATGATATGCCATTAATACCTTGTCTCTCTTATCATTTACAATCCAAGCTGAAACAGTAATATGAGCTATTTTATTTCCCCTTGTAAAAATTTCATCCCCACTTTGTAACCATTGTAAAATAAGTTCTTTATCCCTTTTCTCCTGTTCATTAAAAGGTTTGTACTCTCTTAACTCCTTTTCTAAATTTTCCATCTTTTCCTCCATAAGAATAAATTTACAATAAAAAAGCTGCTGCAAACTCTTAATTTACAACAGCAATTTTTTAATTATAATCTTTTTAAAATTTTAGCAAGTTGATCAGGACAAGAAGTTCCTCTACCTCTACAATCAATTCCTTCAAGTTTTGCTATAGCATCCTCTTTTTTCATTCCAAGAAGAAGATTTTGAAGTCCGTGAGTATTTCCATCACATCCTCCAACAAACTCTATTTCAGTGATGTAACCATCATAATCTACAGTAACTCCAATTTGTTTAGCACAAACTTTTTCTGTTGAATAATAATGCATTTTTCCTCCTCATAAAATTAGATCATAGTGAATACCTTAAAAACATTCAAAGTTATTATACAAAATTTTTCATATTTTGTAAATATTTTATAATAAATATTATAAACTTTTTTATCTCTTTTTTTATATTTTTAAGATGTTTTCAATCTTTTATTTTTCGTTCTTACTTTAACTTTTTATGATATTTTGATATAATATTATATTATAAACTCTATATCCAAAAAGGAGGATAATTATGTTAAAAAAATTTATAATTATATTAGCTGCTTTTTCAATTATAGCTTGCTCTGGAAGAGAAGTAGATATATCTAAAAAGCAAGAAAGAGGAGGTATAGTTTACATTGTCAATGAAGAAAAACCTTTCTCTGGAGTAATTACAGGAAAATATGGAAATGGACAAGTTAAGATAAAAGAAACTTTTAAAGATGGTAAATATAATGGAGAACAATATACTTACTATGATAATGGACAAGTTGAATCAAAAGCAGACTTTGAAAATGGTGTAGCTAAAGGAACTTACTTCCAATATCATAGAAATGGAGAAATTTCATACACTGGACAATTTATGAATGGTAAACGTCAAGGTGAATGGAATAGATATACTGATGATAAGAAACTTATTCTTACTGAATTTTATAACAATGGAACTCTTGAAGATGTAAAACAATATCTTGTGGATACTGATAAAGTTAAACAAAAAATATTAGATTTTTTTAATTAAAATTTTAATTCTTTTATACTAAAAAATTAGTATTATCTTATAAAGCAATAATTATTTTTCAATAATTTTTAAAAAATTAAAAAATTTTTTCAAATTTTACTTGCATTTTTTAATTTTTAGATGTATACTCACAGTAACTAAAAAAGGAATCATAAAATCAAAATTAAAAGAGGAGGGAGAGAATATGTTACTACTTAACATAATATCATTTGTCATATGTGTCATAATAATAAGAGTCATACAAAGCTTGACTAAAATCTCATATGCCTATGATTATGTTAGGGATTAATTTTGCATATTCTTTAAACTATATAAGGGGAATAATAAATATATATTATTGTTTTAAATAAATTTATTATTTTCTTGTATCCTTTGAGATAGAAGCAACCTAACAGGGTTGCTTTTTTTTATACCTATAATTGTCCAAAATTTAGGTATTAAAATTCTTTATTTTAAGTATTTAATTTAGATTGATTTTATAAAATTTTAAAGGGGGAAATATTATGAAAAAACTTACATTAATGCTTTTAGGAGTAACTTGTTTATTAACAGCTTGTGGAGGAAATGAAACTAAAGAAGCAGCACCTAAAAAAGAGGAAGTTGTAAAAATTGGAGCTACAGCACCACTTACTGGTCCAGTAGCAATCTATGGAGTAACTGCAACAAATGGATCAAAATTAGCTATGGAAGAGATTAATAAAAGTGGTGGAGTACTTGGTAAAAAAATTGACTTTGTTGTACTTGATTCTAAAGGGGACTCTACTGAAGCTGTAATGGCATATAATAGACTTGTAGATGAAGGAATTGTTGCATTTATTGGAGATGCTCCATCTAAACCAACTTTAGCAATTGCAGAGGTAGCAGCACAAGATAACATGCCTATGATTACACCAACTGGAACTCAATTTAATATTACAGAAGCTGGTAAAAACGTATTCCGTGCTTGTTTTACTGACCCATATCAAGGAAAAATCTTAGCAACTTTTGCTAAAAATAATTTAAAAGCTGAAAAAGTTGCAATTGTAGTTAATAACTCAAGTGACTATTCAAATGGAGTAAGTGAAGCATTCTTAGAAGAAGCTAAAAATCTTGGACTTGAAGTTGTTGCTAAAGAAGGATACTCAGATGGAGATAAAGATTTCAGAGCTCAGCTTACAAAAATCCTTCCTACTAACCCTGATCTATTAGTAATTCCTGATTACTATGAGCAAGTTGCATTAATTACTACTCAAGCTAGAGAGATTGGACTTAAATCTACATTCATCGGACCAGATGGTTGGGATGGAGTTGCAAAAACTCTTGACTCTAGTGCTTATGAAGCTATTGAAAATTCATATTTCACTAACCACTATTCACTAGATGATCAATCTGAAAAAGTTCAAAACTTCGTAAAAGCTTATAGAGAAACATATAAAGAAGATCCATCTTCATTTGCTGCTCTATCTTATGATGCTGCATATATGATGAAAGCTGCTATTGAAAAAGCTGGAACTACTGAAAAACAAGCTGTTGTAGATGCTTTAAAAGGACTTGAATACGATGGTGTTACTGGACATCTAACATTTGATGAAAAGAATAACCCTGTTAAAGCAGTTACTGTATTAAAAATTGTTAACGGAAAATATACTTTTGACTCAACTGTTGAAACAAAATAAGTTTTTAAAAATTAAAAGATGATTAAGAATTCTAACCAGTACCAAAAATCTTCAGTACTGGTTAGAAATTCATCTATATATAAAAAAGGAGAGGAAAGAAAAAATGGAATTTTTACTTCAGATTATAAATGGATTACAGATTGGGAGCATCTATGCCCTTATTTCTCTTGGGTACACCATGGTATACGGGATAGCACAACTTATCAACTTTGCACACGGGGATATTATTATGGTAGGTGCATATGTTTCTTTATTTAGTATCCCAATGTTTACTAAAATAGGTTTGCCCGTATGGCTTACAATGGTCCCTGCTATTATTGTCTGCATTCTCTTAGGAATGCTAACTGAAAGAGTCGCTTATAGACCTCTTAGAAACTCTCCAAGAATCTCTAACCTAATCACAGCCATAGGAGTAAGCTTATTATTAGAAAATAGTTTTATGAAAATTTTCACACCTAATACTAGACCATTTCCTAAAGTGTTTACTCATCCACCTATTTTAATAGGAGATCTTCACTTAAACTTTGGAACTGTTGTAACTATTTTAGTTACATTGATACTATCTATTGCTCTTCAATATTTTATGAAAAAGACTAAATATGGAAAAGCAATGCTTGCAACAAGTGAAGATTATGGGGCTGCTAAATTAGTAGGAATTAATGTTGATCACACTATCCAATTAACATTTGCTATCGGTAGTGGACTTGCAGCAGTTGCAGCTGTTTTATATGTAGCTGCTTATCCTCAAGTTCAACCATTAATGGGATCTATGCCTGGTATCAAAGCATTTATTGCAGCAGTTTTAGGAGGTATCGGAATTCTTCCTGGAGCTGTTCTTGGAGGATTTATTCTTGGAATTGTAGAAAGCTTAACAAGAGCATACATCTCATCTCAATTAGCTGATGCAATTGTATTTTCAATATTAATTATCGTACTATTAGTTAAACCTACTGGAATTTTAGGTAAAAATATGAGAGAAAAGGTATAAGGTGATTGGGAAATGTCAAAAACAAAGATGCTTAGTTATATTGCAACATTTGTATTACTTACTGTTGTTTATATTATTTTAATGAGTTTAATCAATACTGGTGTTATTTCAAGATACCAAACAAATATATTAACATTAATCTGTATTAATATTATTCTTGCTGTTAGTTTAAATGTTACTGTTGGTTGTTTAGGACAAATTACAATTGGACATGCTGGATTTATGTCAGTTGGTGCTTATGCTGCTGCTCTATTTACTAAAAGTGGAATTGTAGAGGGGTTACCTGGATATTTCTTAGCCCTAATTATTGGTGGAGCTGTTGCAGGGGTAGTTGGAATTATAATTGGAATTCCGGCTCTTAGATTAAACGGTGACTATCTTGCAATTATTACTCTTGCTTTTGGAGAAATTATCAGAGTTTTAATTGAATACTTTGACTTTACTGGGGGAGCTCAAGGATTACGTGGCATCCCTCGTTACAATAAAATCGAGATTATCTTTATTATCATGGTTGTATGTGTAATGATGATGTTCTCTCTTATGACAAGTAGACATGGAAGGGCTGTTCTATCAATTAGAGATGATGAAATTGCCAGTGGTGCATCAGGAGTTAATACAACTTATTATAAAACATTTGCATTTACTGTATCAGCAGTTTTTGCAGGAATTGCAGGAGCTGTATATGCTCATCACTTGGGAATCTTAGGAGCTAAACAATTTGACTTTAACTATTCAATCAACATCTTAACAATGGTAGTTTTAGGAGGAATGGGAAGTTTCACAGGTTCTATTCTATCAGCTATCGTTTTAACAATTGTACCTGAAATGCTACGTGAATTTTCAGATTACCGTATGATTGTTTACTCTTTACTACTTATCTTAACTATGATCTTCCGTCCAACAGGACTTTTAGGACGTAAAGAGTTTCAAATTACAAAAGTTATTGAAAGATTTATGAAAAAAGGAGGAAATGTCAATGAATAACCTTGTATTAGATGCTAAAGATATTTCTATTACCTTTGGTGCATTAAAGGCTGTAACTGATTTTAACTTACAATTGAGAGAAAATGAGCTTGTAGGACTTATCGGTCCCAACGGTGCTGGTAAAACTACTGTTTTCAATATTTTAACTGGGGTATATTCTCCAACATCTGGGACATATACTTTTAATGGTGAAGTAATTAATAAGATGCCTACATATAAATTAGTAAAAAAAGGACTTGCTAGAACTTTCCAAAATATCAGACTTTTTAAATATATGAGTGTTTTAGATAATGTTCTTGTAGCTAATAACTTTAATATGAAATATGGAATTTTAAGTGGTACATTCCGTTTCCATAACTATTGGAGAGAGGAGAAAGAGGTTAAAGCTAAAGCCCTAGAGCTTTTAAAAATCTTTGATTTAGATAAATATGCTGATATGCCTGCTGGAAACCTACCTTATGGACAACAAAGAAAGCTTGAAATTGCTAGAGCTATGGCAACAAATCCAAAAGTTTTACTACTTGATGAACCTGCAGCAGGAATGAACCCTACTGAAACTGAAGAATTAATGAAAACTATCAAACTTATTAGAGATAAATTTAATATTGCTATACTTTTAATTGAACATGATATGAAACTTGTTCTAGGAATTTGTGAAAGGCTTATTGTATTAGATCATGGAAATGTTATTGCATCAGGAGATCCACATGAAGTTGTTAATAATCCAACTGTTATTACAGCTTATCTAGGTGCTGATGATGAAGGAGATGAAGAGTAACAATGGAAAATCAAAATATGTTAGAAATCAAAGATTTACACGTTTATTATGATAATATTCATGCTTTAAAAGGAATCTCATTAAATGTTAAACAAGGTGAGATTGTATCACTTATTGGAGCTAACGGAGCTGGTAAAACTACTACTCTACAAACTATCTCTGGACTTATCAACTCTAGAGAGGGACAAATTTTCTTTGAAGGAAAGGATATTACAAAGGAAAAATCACATAAGATTTGTGAAATTGGAATTGCTCAAGTTCCTGAGGGAAGAAGAGTTTTTGCTAAACTTCCTGTAAAAGACAACTTAAAATTAGGTGCTTTTACTGTAAAGGATACTCCTGAAAATCTTGAAAAAGATAGAGCTAATTTCTATAAAAATTTCCCAAGAATGTCTGAACGTAAAAATCAATTAGCTGGTACCCTTTCTGGTGGTGAACAACAAATGCTTGCTATGGGTAGAGCTATTATGAGTAGACCTAAACTTTTAATTCTTGATGAGCCATCAATGGGACTTTCTCCTCTATTTGTAAAAGAAATCTTCTCAGTTATTAAAAAGCTTAAAGAGATGGGAACTACTATTCTTTTAGTTGAACAAAATGCTAAAATGGCTCTTGCTATCTCTGATAGAGCCTATGTAATTGAAACTGGAAGAATTACTCTTGAGGGAGATGCAAAAGAGTTAATGAACAATCCACAAATTAAAAAAGCTTACTTAGGAGCTTAATTAAAAAAGGGAGTATTGAAAAATATTCCCTTTTTAGTTATCTATCTACCTTAAAATTTAGGTATTTTCTGTATATTGCTTATCTCTTTTCCTAAACATCTTCTTAAAAAATTAGGAACAAATACAGAATAATATAGTAGTTGAGCTTCTATATTTCCCTTTTCAACTTTCTTTAATTCTCTATATAGCTCTTTATACCTATTATGAACTCTCTTCCAATCTCCACCACCATTATATCTTTTATATATAACAACTGAGTAGAAACTTAGAATAAGTTTAGCTAAAGTTTCCTTTCCAATTTTAGAATCAAGATTTTGATACTCTTTAAAAAATTTCTCACATATTTTCTCAAGAGAGATTATGCTTTTTTCAGAAACTTTATTCATTATACTTCCTGTTCTCTGTCTATAAAAATAAAAAGCTCTATCTATATATTTTACTCTTTTGGCTTTAAGATAAACTATTGGAGTAAATTCACTATCCTCATGTACAATCTCTTCATTAAACCAAATATTATTATCAATTAAAAACTTTCTTCTATATATATCATCTACAACCTCTTCTCTAAAACATTTAGGTTGTTGAAAAAGCTTTCCAAAAAATTCTATCCCTGTTACTACTCCAGAATTTTTTACTAAATCAGATCTAAAAAGTGGGGCTCCTGTTTTTTCTGGTGTATAATATCTCATATTCCCAACCATAACATCAAGATCTTCCATCTCTCCTTCAAAGAAAAACTTTTTATACTCTTGAACATCTATAAAATCATCACTATCAATAAAAGAGATATACTCTCCCTTTGCAACTCTCATTCCTGCATTTCTAGCTGAAGATAATCCACCATTTTCTTTATCTACAATAACTGTTCTCTCTGGATAACTTTGTTTAAACTCCTCCATTATCTCTCTACTTCTATCTTTAGAACCGTCATTTACAAGGATTACTTCATAATCTATCCCATCAATTTTATATAAACTATCTAAACACTCTCTTAAATATTGCTCAACATTATATATTGGAACAATTATACTCAATTGCATCTTATCACCTTACAATTCTAGAATCTTTTCTCTATATATATTAATAATAATTTTTTCATCAAATTCCTTTAAAACTTTCTCTCTTCCAGCTATT
It includes:
- the carA gene encoding glutamine-hydrolyzing carbamoyl-phosphate synthase small subunit, coding for MKGKLILENGMSFDGKIFGHLGETTGEIVFTTGMVGYQETLTDPSLYGKIVVMTYPMVGNYGINLDDMESDKIHLKGFVIKEDAKLPNNFRCEMTLDGFLRQYNVVGFKGVDTREIAKIIRDNGSMKAIITTDDLTHKELKEKFDNFSYENAVAEVSRKEIIEVGGNGLRIGVLDLGVKRSTIDSLSKMGFAVSVFPYNTTFEEMKKHNIDALFLSSGPGNPADVPEVVATVKEVLGKLPVFGVSLGAQVLNLALGGTIAKMNNGHRGANHPVKDIARNRIYVTSQNHGYTIDALGNAEATHVNLNDKTVEGFRNVELSAMGVQFLPEAYPEDSNNLFADFLKTIEKKA
- a CDS encoding ABC transporter substrate-binding protein; the encoded protein is MKKIAIALATAFLLLGCSSEKTEEKANLPKEKTVVVSQGSKPKTLDPNMYNEIPALFVTEQIFNTLFKIDDNGNIVPELAESYEYLSPTELVIKIKKGVKFHNGDTMTINDVVFSINRMLEKPASKIMIEVIDKVEVIDDSTIKLVLKNSSAPLLFSLAHPLTAILNEKDTKVKNDMISIEPIGTGPYKFVDWGDGEKIELVAFDEYFEGRPKIDKLIIRSITEASSRLAALETGEIDIALGVSPIDSEIVKKNEKLELISKPTTSTEYITLNTKKPPFDNKDYRVAINYALNKQGMADSVFMGMAQPATSIVNPNVFGFSKEAQGYEYNPEKAKELIAKSGVKDPNFTLYCNDSAIRLQLAQIIQANLKEIGIDMKIETLEWGAYIQKTAQGEHTAYIGGWVSGTSDADIVLYPLLHSSSHGGAGNRAFYTNKEFDREVELGRESVNAEERKEHYKKAQMILQEESPLIVLLYKNENIGINKRVKGFKYDPTTMHNLYNLDVVE
- a CDS encoding NUDIX hydrolase gives rise to the protein MENLEKELREYKPFNEQEKRDKELILQWLQSGDEIFTRGNKIAHITVSAWIVNDKRDKVLMAYHNIYNSWAWLGGHADGNKNLKDVVLKEVEEESGVKEVKFLSTDIFSIEILTVNGHEKKGEYISSHLHLNFTFLLEADEKLSLQIKPDENSGVEWIKVDEISKKSSEKWFVERIYSKLCKKVKENITEEI
- a CDS encoding TIGR03905 family TSCPD domain-containing protein; the protein is MHYYSTEKVCAKQIGVTVDYDGYITEIEFVGGCDGNTHGLQNLLLGMKKEDAIAKLEGIDCRGRGTSCPDQLAKILKRL
- a CDS encoding ABC transporter substrate-binding protein, whose amino-acid sequence is MKKLTLMLLGVTCLLTACGGNETKEAAPKKEEVVKIGATAPLTGPVAIYGVTATNGSKLAMEEINKSGGVLGKKIDFVVLDSKGDSTEAVMAYNRLVDEGIVAFIGDAPSKPTLAIAEVAAQDNMPMITPTGTQFNITEAGKNVFRACFTDPYQGKILATFAKNNLKAEKVAIVVNNSSDYSNGVSEAFLEEAKNLGLEVVAKEGYSDGDKDFRAQLTKILPTNPDLLVIPDYYEQVALITTQAREIGLKSTFIGPDGWDGVAKTLDSSAYEAIENSYFTNHYSLDDQSEKVQNFVKAYRETYKEDPSSFAALSYDAAYMMKAAIEKAGTTEKQAVVDALKGLEYDGVTGHLTFDEKNNPVKAVTVLKIVNGKYTFDSTVETK
- a CDS encoding branched-chain amino acid ABC transporter permease; the encoded protein is MEFLLQIINGLQIGSIYALISLGYTMVYGIAQLINFAHGDIIMVGAYVSLFSIPMFTKIGLPVWLTMVPAIIVCILLGMLTERVAYRPLRNSPRISNLITAIGVSLLLENSFMKIFTPNTRPFPKVFTHPPILIGDLHLNFGTVVTILVTLILSIALQYFMKKTKYGKAMLATSEDYGAAKLVGINVDHTIQLTFAIGSGLAAVAAVLYVAAYPQVQPLMGSMPGIKAFIAAVLGGIGILPGAVLGGFILGIVESLTRAYISSQLADAIVFSILIIVLLVKPTGILGKNMREKV
- a CDS encoding branched-chain amino acid ABC transporter permease; protein product: MSKTKMLSYIATFVLLTVVYIILMSLINTGVISRYQTNILTLICINIILAVSLNVTVGCLGQITIGHAGFMSVGAYAAALFTKSGIVEGLPGYFLALIIGGAVAGVVGIIIGIPALRLNGDYLAIITLAFGEIIRVLIEYFDFTGGAQGLRGIPRYNKIEIIFIIMVVCVMMMFSLMTSRHGRAVLSIRDDEIASGASGVNTTYYKTFAFTVSAVFAGIAGAVYAHHLGILGAKQFDFNYSINILTMVVLGGMGSFTGSILSAIVLTIVPEMLREFSDYRMIVYSLLLILTMIFRPTGLLGRKEFQITKVIERFMKKGGNVNE
- a CDS encoding ABC transporter ATP-binding protein, with amino-acid sequence MNNLVLDAKDISITFGALKAVTDFNLQLRENELVGLIGPNGAGKTTVFNILTGVYSPTSGTYTFNGEVINKMPTYKLVKKGLARTFQNIRLFKYMSVLDNVLVANNFNMKYGILSGTFRFHNYWREEKEVKAKALELLKIFDLDKYADMPAGNLPYGQQRKLEIARAMATNPKVLLLDEPAAGMNPTETEELMKTIKLIRDKFNIAILLIEHDMKLVLGICERLIVLDHGNVIASGDPHEVVNNPTVITAYLGADDEGDEE
- a CDS encoding ABC transporter ATP-binding protein, producing MENQNMLEIKDLHVYYDNIHALKGISLNVKQGEIVSLIGANGAGKTTTLQTISGLINSREGQIFFEGKDITKEKSHKICEIGIAQVPEGRRVFAKLPVKDNLKLGAFTVKDTPENLEKDRANFYKNFPRMSERKNQLAGTLSGGEQQMLAMGRAIMSRPKLLILDEPSMGLSPLFVKEIFSVIKKLKEMGTTILLVEQNAKMALAISDRAYVIETGRITLEGDAKELMNNPQIKKAYLGA